In Streptomyces sp. NBC_01231, the sequence CACAAAGTCCGACAGGATCATTGCTTCGGTTGTGTGCGAGTTCTAGGGTTTCCTGGCTGACGCACCCTCAGTCCGCGCACCCCCACCGTCGCACCGAGGAAGGCCCCGCCATGCCGCACCCGCACGTGCCCCACGCCGACCGACCGCTCGTCAGCCGTCGCCGTCTCCTGGAGGGAGGTGCCGCCGTGTTCGGTGCGCTCGCCCTCTCCGCGTCACCCGGCCTCGCGCACGCGGCCGGCCGGCGCGCGGCGGTGGACGGCACCCCGGAGTGGAACGGCAACATCGCCGTCTTCCGGCTGGGCGCCGAGCCGCCGCACAGCACCCTCATGCCGTACCAGGACGTCAGACAGGCGCTGGCCGCCGACCGCACCCGCTCGCCCTACCGTCTCAGCCTCGACGGCAACTGGAAGTTCGCCTACGCCGACCGACCCGACGACCGCGACGTCGACTTCCACCGCACGGACCTGGACGACGGGGACTGGGACACCATCCCCGTCCCCTCCGCCTGGCAGTTGCACGGCTACGACCGCCCGATCTACATCAACATCACCTACCCGTGGTGGGGCCCCAACGGCCAGGGCGAGGAGGCGCAGCCGCCGGCCGCCCCCACCCGCCACAACCCCGTCGGCCAGTACCGGCGCACCTTCACCGTCCCGCGAGACTGGGACGGACGGCGGACCTTCCTGCACTTCGAGGGCGTCAAGTCCGCCCACTACGTGTGGATCAACGGGCAGTTGGTCGGCTACCACGAGGACTCCTACGACCCCGCCGAGTACGACATCACCAAGCACCTCAAGCCGGGCACCAACCAGATCGCGGTCGAGGTCTACCGCTACTCCGACGGCGACTGGCTCGAGGACCAGGACATGATCCGGCTGAGCGGCATCTTCCGCTCGGTCCACCTGTACTCCACGCCCGCCGTGCACCTGCGCGACTTCAAGCTGGACACCCCGCTGAGCGACGACTACAAGGCGGCCGAGCTGTCGGTCACCGCGAGCGTGCGCGACTACGGCGGCAAGGGTGCCGGTCAGTACTCCGTCGAGACCCAGCTGTACGACGCGAACGGGCACCCGGTCTGGTCCCGCCCGTTGCAGCAGACCGTCGCACTGGGAGCCGCCGACGAGACGACCGTACAGGCCGCGAAGGCCGTGCCCGCGCCGCGCCTGTGGTCGGCCGAGCACCCCAACCTCTACACCGCCGTGCTGCGCCTGCGCGACCCGTCCGGCAAGGTGATCGAGACCCTCTCCCACCGGGTCGGTCTGCGTGAGTTCGCGCTCAAGGACGGGCTGATGCGCATCAACGGCAAGCCGGTCTCCTTCCGGGGCACCAACCGGCACGAGATGCATCCGGAGCACGGCTCGGCGCTCACCCGCGCGGACCTCGTCGAGGACATGGGCATCATCAAACGGCTGAACATCAACAGCGTCCGCACCTCGCACTACCCCAACAACCCGCTGTGGCTGGAACTCGCCGACGAGTACGGCCTGTACCTCGTCGACGAGACCAACCTCGAGACCCACGGCATCCGCGACGAGTACCCCGGCAACCACGCCGACTGGACCGAGGCGTGCGTGGCCCGCGCCCAGAACATGGTCCACCGCGACAAGAACCACGCCTCGGTGGTCATCTGGTCGCTCGGCAACGAGGCGGGCGGCGGCAGCACCTTCAACGCCATGCACGACTGGATCCGCTCCTACGACACCACCCGCGTCATCCAGTACGAGGGCGACGACCGCCCGGGCATCAGCGACATCCGCTCCGAGATGTACGACAGTCCCTCCCGCGTCGAGGCACGGGCGAAGGACACGAGCGACACCCGGCCGTACGTGATGATCGAGTACTCCCACGCGATGGGGAACTCCAGCGGCAACTTCAAGAAGTACTGGGACCTCGTCCGCCGCCACGACGTGCTCCAGGGCGGCTGGATCTGGGACTTCGTCGACCAGGCCCTGAGCTGGCCCACCCCGACGCGCAAGCTGCTCACCGAGTCCGGCCCAGGCGCCCTGAGAGGCGAGGTCATCGCCCCCAGCGGCACCTTCACGCGCGACAAGGGCCTCTCCGGCGGCACCGTCTTCGCCCGTGACGCGAGCCTCGACCTCACCGGCTCGCTGACCCTGGAGGCCTGGGTCACCCCCCACGTCACTGGCTACCACCAGCCCGTCCTCGCCAAGGGCGACACCCACTACGCGCTCAAACAGACCGACAGGAACCTGGAGTTCTTCATCTACGGCGACGGCCAGTGGGTGACCGCGAGCTGGGCGCTGCCGGACGACTGGACCGGCCGCGAGCACCACATCGCCGGAGTCTTCGACGCGCAGGCCGGCACGCTGACCCTCCACGTCGACGGCTCGGTCCGCGCCACCCGAACCACCACCCGGCGTCCGAGCACCAACACCGCGCCGCTGGCCCTGGCCACCGACGTCGACAACCCGACCCGCGAGTTCAGCGGCACCATCCGGCGGGCGCACGTGTACGCGCGGGCTCTGAGCGCGAGCGAGCTGGCCTCCGGCAGCCGTGGCCCCGGTGACGACGGCGTGCGGTTCTGGTTCGACGCCGCCACCGTCGGCCTCACCGAGAAGCGGCCCCGCGAGAAGACGTTCCTCGCCTACGGCGGCGACTGGGGCGACAACCCCAACGACGGAGCCTTCGCCGGCGACGGCATCATCACCGCCGACCGCGGCCACACCGGCAAGGCCGCCGAGGTCAAGCAGATCTACCAGGCGATCAACGCCGCGCCCACGTCCGGTGACGCGGTCACCGCGGGACGCGTCACCCTCACCAACGAGTACCTGTTCACCAACCTCCGTGAGTTCGACGGCCGTTGGCGACTCCTGGCCGACGGCAAGGTTGTGCAGCGCGGCAAGCTGAGCCGCGATCAGCTGGACGTCCCGCCGCTCTCCAGCAAGGACATCACGGTCCCGGTGCGGGTGCCGGCGCATCCGGCGCCCGGCACGGAGTACTTCCTGCACCTGTCCTTCACCACCAAGGAGCCCACCAAGTGGGCGAAGGCCGGCTTCGAGACGGCCAAGCAGCAACTCCCCGTCACCGCGACCAGCCCCGCCGTGACACCCGTACCGCTGGAACGCGTGCCGACGCTGCGCCACGAGGACGGCGAGAAGGCCGTCACCGTCCGGGGCGAGGGATTCTCCGTCACCGTCGACAAGAGCAGCGGAACCATCACGTCGTACGAGGCCCGCGGCGTCCGCCTGATCACCTCGGGGCCGGTGCCGAACTTCTGGCGGGCGCCCACCGACAACGACCGGGGCAACGGGCAGCACACCCGCAACCAGACCTGGCGCGACGCGGGCGCCCGGCGCAAGGTCACGGACGTCGGTGTGCGCGCCCTGCGCGACAAGGCGGTCGAGATCAAGGTCAGCGGCACTCTGCCGACGACTGTCGAGTCGACGTACACCACCACCTACACCGTCTTCGGCAACGGCGAGATCAAGGTGGACAACACCCTGCACCCCGGGGCTACTTCACTGCCGTACATCCCCGAGGTCGGCACCCTGCTGTTCCTGCCGTCGCGCCTGGACCGCCTGCACTACTACGGCCGCGGTCCCGAGGA encodes:
- a CDS encoding DUF4981 domain-containing protein, yielding MPHPHVPHADRPLVSRRRLLEGGAAVFGALALSASPGLAHAAGRRAAVDGTPEWNGNIAVFRLGAEPPHSTLMPYQDVRQALAADRTRSPYRLSLDGNWKFAYADRPDDRDVDFHRTDLDDGDWDTIPVPSAWQLHGYDRPIYINITYPWWGPNGQGEEAQPPAAPTRHNPVGQYRRTFTVPRDWDGRRTFLHFEGVKSAHYVWINGQLVGYHEDSYDPAEYDITKHLKPGTNQIAVEVYRYSDGDWLEDQDMIRLSGIFRSVHLYSTPAVHLRDFKLDTPLSDDYKAAELSVTASVRDYGGKGAGQYSVETQLYDANGHPVWSRPLQQTVALGAADETTVQAAKAVPAPRLWSAEHPNLYTAVLRLRDPSGKVIETLSHRVGLREFALKDGLMRINGKPVSFRGTNRHEMHPEHGSALTRADLVEDMGIIKRLNINSVRTSHYPNNPLWLELADEYGLYLVDETNLETHGIRDEYPGNHADWTEACVARAQNMVHRDKNHASVVIWSLGNEAGGGSTFNAMHDWIRSYDTTRVIQYEGDDRPGISDIRSEMYDSPSRVEARAKDTSDTRPYVMIEYSHAMGNSSGNFKKYWDLVRRHDVLQGGWIWDFVDQALSWPTPTRKLLTESGPGALRGEVIAPSGTFTRDKGLSGGTVFARDASLDLTGSLTLEAWVTPHVTGYHQPVLAKGDTHYALKQTDRNLEFFIYGDGQWVTASWALPDDWTGREHHIAGVFDAQAGTLTLHVDGSVRATRTTTRRPSTNTAPLALATDVDNPTREFSGTIRRAHVYARALSASELASGSRGPGDDGVRFWFDAATVGLTEKRPREKTFLAYGGDWGDNPNDGAFAGDGIITADRGHTGKAAEVKQIYQAINAAPTSGDAVTAGRVTLTNEYLFTNLREFDGRWRLLADGKVVQRGKLSRDQLDVPPLSSKDITVPVRVPAHPAPGTEYFLHLSFTTKEPTKWAKAGFETAKQQLPVTATSPAVTPVPLERVPTLRHEDGEKAVTVRGEGFSVTVDKSSGTITSYEARGVRLITSGPVPNFWRAPTDNDRGNGQHTRNQTWRDAGARRKVTDVGVRALRDKAVEIKVSGTLPTTVESTYTTTYTVFGNGEIKVDNTLHPGATSLPYIPEVGTLLFLPSRLDRLHYYGRGPEENMWDRNNGTDVGLYSGTVADQRTSYLRPQENGNKTDVRWAALTGRDGVGLLVSGEPLIEVSASHLTPEDLSVGARHDYQLTPRDEVVLRLNYRQMGVGGDNSWGAHTHDEYKLFANRDYAYTYRLHPTRDVDGATAASRRPTATE